From a single Balneolales bacterium ANBcel1 genomic region:
- a CDS encoding Brp/Blh family beta-carotene 15,15'-dioxygenase, producing the protein MRHSSPSAVRLTLSVSLAAILFEILFPETALAWSYWILLLAVVVVGIPHGAIDHIIAGKMFRLSDSWRRKFWFNALYLGLMLIVVAVWLIHPVAGLMFFLIMSVYHFGQADMEDFLSPEARHSLWYVMRGLFVVGLIVFTDTRVSFAIIAQATGLEPASVSSAVPEAGLVIPLLFAAYALVFGYAAATGRLARRRHFLYDSLLVGVVFIVTGPIVGFAVYFALWHSTGHIMEMQRYLHRHKVAMPLPAFYKAATPHTLISFIALGVLVGVVHVFAMDDRFVALMLILISVLTLPHMAIVDRMYRQQEPGTVL; encoded by the coding sequence ATGAGGCATTCATCCCCGTCGGCTGTTCGTCTGACCCTTTCAGTCAGCTTAGCTGCCATTTTGTTCGAAATCCTGTTCCCCGAAACGGCCCTGGCCTGGAGTTACTGGATTCTTTTGCTCGCGGTCGTGGTGGTCGGGATCCCACACGGTGCCATTGATCACATCATCGCCGGGAAAATGTTCCGGTTGAGCGATTCCTGGCGCCGCAAGTTCTGGTTTAATGCCCTGTACCTGGGCCTGATGCTCATTGTGGTGGCCGTCTGGCTGATTCATCCGGTTGCCGGGCTGATGTTCTTTTTAATAATGTCGGTCTACCACTTTGGCCAGGCCGACATGGAAGATTTTCTTTCACCGGAAGCCCGCCACTCCTTATGGTATGTCATGCGTGGTTTATTCGTGGTGGGACTGATAGTTTTTACGGATACCCGTGTCAGTTTCGCGATTATCGCGCAAGCTACAGGTTTGGAGCCTGCGTCTGTTTCATCGGCTGTTCCCGAGGCCGGTCTGGTTATTCCACTGCTCTTTGCTGCATACGCCCTTGTTTTCGGGTACGCTGCCGCAACCGGCCGGCTTGCGAGGAGACGCCATTTCCTGTATGACAGTCTGCTGGTAGGTGTCGTCTTTATTGTGACTGGCCCCATCGTTGGATTTGCCGTCTATTTTGCTCTATGGCACTCGACAGGGCACATCATGGAGATGCAGCGGTATCTCCACAGGCACAAGGTGGCCATGCCGCTTCCGGCGTTTTACAAAGCGGCGACTCCCCACACACTCATCTCTTTTATAGCTCTGGGCGTACTTGTCGGGGTGGTCCACGTTTTTGCGATGGATGACAGGTTTGTCGCCCTCATGCTTATCCTGATCAGTGTACTTACACTTCCGCACATGGCGATCGTTGACCGGATGTACCGGCAGCAGGAGCCGGGCACGGTTTTATAA
- a CDS encoding cryptochrome/photolyase family protein has product MEREKSAENKPANGRTGLVFPHQLFENSPLPDRCETLYLIEEHLFFNQYPFHKQKIAFHRASMKAYEAWLHQNGYQTVYVEAMQAQADIRKLIAKLHGRGVSHIEYIDPVDQWLEQRIQESADRAEISLRKHESPLFYNTESEIREYFAGKKRMYQTSFYKDQRLKRNILMDKDGKPSGGSWTYDALNRLKYPKSRKPPEVSAPPCNDFYQEAASYTESYFGDNYGSLSSSFRYPCTFEESKTWLQNFLQERFREFGPYEDAIVADEVFLHHSVLSPLLNTGLLHPEYVITQALAHAEEHSIPVESLEGFIRQVIGWREFIRAVYLLKGTGERTRNFWGFRRKIPNSFWTGKTGIEPLDLTIGKVQSYGYAHHIERLMVIGSFMLLCEFDPDEVYRWFMEMFVDSYDWVMVPNVYGMSQFADGGLMATKPYISGSNYLMKMSNFRKGEWQKTWDGLFWRFLHVHRDVFQANPRLKMLVTTFDRMSREKRDAHLKNAEAYLQSLDQ; this is encoded by the coding sequence ATGGAAAGAGAAAAATCCGCTGAAAACAAACCTGCAAACGGTCGCACTGGGCTGGTTTTTCCTCATCAGCTTTTTGAAAACTCTCCCCTCCCTGACCGCTGCGAAACTCTGTATCTGATTGAGGAGCACCTGTTTTTCAACCAGTACCCGTTTCACAAGCAAAAAATCGCATTTCATCGGGCTAGCATGAAAGCCTACGAAGCCTGGCTGCATCAAAACGGTTATCAGACGGTGTATGTGGAGGCAATGCAAGCACAGGCGGATATCCGGAAGCTGATCGCAAAACTGCACGGCCGGGGGGTGTCCCACATTGAATATATCGACCCTGTCGACCAGTGGCTGGAACAGAGAATACAGGAAAGTGCCGACAGGGCAGAAATTAGTCTGCGGAAACATGAAAGTCCGCTTTTTTATAATACCGAATCGGAAATTCGGGAGTATTTCGCAGGCAAAAAAAGAATGTACCAGACCAGTTTCTACAAGGACCAGCGGCTGAAGCGCAACATCCTCATGGACAAGGATGGAAAGCCGTCAGGTGGCAGCTGGACCTACGACGCCCTGAACCGTCTCAAATATCCGAAATCCAGGAAGCCGCCGGAAGTTTCGGCCCCTCCCTGTAATGATTTTTACCAGGAAGCGGCATCATACACGGAATCGTATTTCGGGGATAATTACGGATCTCTCTCCTCCAGCTTCCGTTACCCCTGCACCTTCGAGGAGAGTAAGACATGGTTGCAGAATTTCCTGCAGGAGCGGTTCAGAGAGTTCGGCCCCTACGAAGATGCGATCGTAGCAGACGAGGTTTTCCTGCATCACAGCGTGCTGAGTCCATTGCTGAATACAGGTCTGCTTCATCCGGAGTACGTGATAACCCAGGCTCTCGCTCATGCGGAGGAGCATTCCATCCCGGTTGAATCGCTGGAGGGATTCATTCGCCAGGTGATTGGCTGGAGAGAGTTTATCAGGGCGGTTTACCTGTTGAAGGGAACCGGGGAGCGAACGAGAAACTTCTGGGGCTTCCGGCGAAAAATTCCAAATTCGTTCTGGACCGGGAAAACGGGTATTGAGCCGCTGGACCTGACCATAGGAAAGGTCCAGTCCTACGGATATGCCCACCATATCGAGCGGTTGATGGTGATCGGCAGTTTCATGCTGCTCTGTGAGTTCGATCCCGATGAAGTCTACCGCTGGTTTATGGAGATGTTCGTGGATTCCTACGATTGGGTGATGGTGCCCAATGTCTACGGTATGAGCCAGTTTGCCGATGGCGGATTGATGGCCACCAAACCCTACATCAGCGGCAGCAATTACCTGATGAAGATGAGCAACTTCAGGAAAGGTGAATGGCAGAAAACCTGGGACGGACTCTTCTGGAGATTTCTACATGTACACCGTGATGTTTTTCAAGCCAATCCGAGGCTGAAGATGCTGGTGACCACATTCGACAGAATGTCCCGCGAGAAACGCGATGCTCATCTTAAGAACGCGGAAGCGTATCTGCAATCATTGGATCAGTAA
- a CDS encoding SagB/ThcOx family dehydrogenase, translating into MNVCLLIPLILMISCAVKDTHEPGNGDGILSLPAPDTRGEISVEQTLEQRRSVRDFPDTPLSKAEIGQLAWAAQGITDEARGYRTAPSAGATFPAEIYLAVAGSPDIPTGLYRYHSSNHTLELIDGEDVRPDLHAAALHQDAILNAPVVMIITGVMERIEPRYGDRAHRFMLQESGHIAQNVYLQGVARNIGTVVIGAFDDEGIRRVLGFGQGEYPLYIMPLGKME; encoded by the coding sequence GCTCATTCTGATGATATCCTGTGCTGTCAAGGACACCCATGAACCCGGCAATGGAGACGGGATACTGTCTCTCCCGGCCCCCGACACCCGCGGAGAGATCTCCGTTGAACAGACCCTGGAGCAGCGCCGGTCTGTGCGCGACTTTCCGGACACTCCCCTGAGCAAGGCGGAGATCGGTCAACTTGCCTGGGCCGCCCAGGGGATCACCGATGAGGCGAGAGGTTACCGGACCGCCCCATCGGCCGGTGCCACCTTTCCAGCCGAAATCTATCTGGCCGTGGCCGGCAGTCCGGACATTCCTACGGGGCTGTACCGGTACCACAGCAGCAATCACACACTTGAGTTGATTGACGGGGAGGATGTTCGTCCCGACCTGCACGCTGCGGCCCTTCATCAGGATGCCATCCTGAATGCACCGGTGGTGATGATCATAACCGGAGTCATGGAGCGCATCGAACCACGGTACGGGGATCGCGCACATCGCTTCATGCTTCAGGAATCGGGGCACATCGCTCAGAATGTTTATCTCCAGGGAGTGGCACGAAACATCGGCACGGTGGTTATCGGTGCCTTTGACGATGAGGGAATCAGGCGAGTGCTTGGTTTCGGACAGGGCGAATATCCGCTGTATATCATGCCCCTGGGAAAAATGGAATAA
- a CDS encoding alpha/beta fold hydrolase, protein MINNNWYTVAAVIAAVFLSACNTIEIREESAFDAHRTITPERFNVPEYTLHEQSLITSDGEHLDSWFLEHENAAATVLYMGGNGFLMVKSRPLIEAYARAGVNLMLLDYRGYGMSSGTPSVEGLKKDVLAAFEVAANKRLPVTGDSVTDTTDGMRHKKAYPIFIHGHSMGSLLAGWLAERKQVSGYVLESPISNVSDWTGKLVPFLLRPFIRFDVDPVLAQEDNMQRVASIRAPMLIIAGESDEITPVRMATALYEASGSASKRKVLIPEGGHNDLPNNDRYAEALHSFFRKPGVSAGGY, encoded by the coding sequence ATGATAAACAACAACTGGTACACCGTTGCCGCAGTGATAGCGGCTGTGTTTCTGTCGGCTTGCAACACCATCGAAATCAGGGAGGAGAGTGCTTTCGATGCACACCGCACCATCACTCCCGAGCGTTTTAATGTGCCGGAATATACACTGCATGAACAAAGCCTGATAACCAGCGATGGAGAGCATCTCGACAGCTGGTTCCTGGAGCATGAGAACGCCGCTGCCACGGTACTCTATATGGGTGGCAACGGATTTCTAATGGTGAAGTCACGGCCGCTAATCGAAGCTTATGCAAGGGCGGGTGTGAACCTTATGCTGCTTGACTACAGGGGCTATGGAATGAGCAGTGGAACGCCGTCGGTAGAGGGGTTGAAAAAGGATGTCCTGGCCGCGTTCGAGGTTGCTGCGAATAAGCGTTTGCCTGTGACCGGTGATTCCGTCACTGATACCACCGATGGAATGCGTCATAAAAAAGCGTATCCGATCTTTATTCACGGCCATTCTATGGGTTCCCTGCTGGCGGGCTGGTTAGCGGAGCGGAAGCAGGTCAGCGGCTATGTACTGGAGAGCCCGATCTCTAATGTTTCCGACTGGACCGGCAAACTTGTTCCCTTTTTACTGAGACCATTTATCAGGTTTGATGTCGATCCCGTTTTGGCGCAGGAGGACAACATGCAAAGGGTTGCGAGTATCCGTGCGCCCATGCTCATCATTGCCGGGGAGAGCGATGAGATTACACCCGTCCGCATGGCAACTGCACTCTACGAGGCTTCGGGTTCTGCTTCAAAACGCAAGGTTTTAATTCCGGAAGGAGGACACAACGATCTGCCGAATAATGACCGATACGCCGAGGCGCTGCACAGCTTTTTTCGGAAACCCGGGGTATCCGCCGGAGGTTACTGA
- a CDS encoding FKBP-type peptidyl-prolyl cis-trans isomerase, with protein MKHLPLILLALALGLTSCLDNPSMDLDNEDDIAFLEENAQREGVTVTDSGLQYRVIEEGEGESPELGSEVRVHFIGTLIDGQVFDSTYEDDEPIQFFVRETIPGFAEGLTLMNEGAVYELVIPAELAYGNFQVGVIHPGATLIVELELLEIL; from the coding sequence ATGAAACACCTGCCACTTATTTTACTGGCCCTTGCCCTGGGGCTCACTTCCTGCCTGGACAACCCCTCGATGGATCTGGATAACGAAGACGATATCGCGTTTCTCGAGGAAAACGCTCAAAGAGAGGGGGTCACCGTAACTGACAGCGGACTTCAGTACCGGGTCATCGAGGAAGGCGAGGGGGAATCGCCAGAGCTGGGATCCGAAGTCAGAGTTCATTTTATCGGCACACTCATTGACGGCCAGGTATTCGACAGCACCTATGAAGACGATGAACCCATTCAGTTTTTTGTCCGTGAAACGATACCGGGATTTGCTGAAGGTCTTACGCTGATGAATGAGGGTGCCGTTTACGAACTGGTCATTCCCGCCGAACTGGCTTACGGAAATTTCCAGGTGGGCGTGATTCATCCCGGTGCCACCCTGATCGTCGAATTGGAACTCCTTGAAATCCTGTGA
- a CDS encoding FecR domain-containing protein, which translates to MQADIILYDILGREVTRTSSEFQAGRNEIQVTLGSGLAQGQYLLHVRANAFSETRPMTFISTGRGQSHTAIRVAAAGTPSGSVTGKTDGTSDTSPEGSGKMPLEDDNLLLVIEECEHYPGKELTISAGLDHDAGTIALPRKKTYWQGWISGQGKMSIEGVAEFTSEFSMDITNAAVSTNPWFEEQKSFDGWATAYYQKPGYTFIDPDLAQFTRHYDVKTPSRSGEIEGRLHWSEVWRELDSYWGLKYADVRPVITHWACHPIIGCTDPKGDWESSILAFDGGTFSQNTVGFPFQVSAMPLDFIIDGDRMPVQLPEEFHEVSVDIESILDAGDVPELYLPILLEFEDESVELSYTVEGKLYRVHWETDEMEPGKVIETDKHTRKKIEHEVEDPDAMDPMERFELFLDAQTEIEMLTKGPEPEATHLELFRGKLRAKISDHKGPFRVLTPTAVYGVRGTDFLVEVHGDSATTVIVLDGEVEVSSSDGSGTVILEAYEKTVVKKGDHPNEPETIDEIPAIRRWWEQADVSHRYN; encoded by the coding sequence TTGCAAGCCGACATTATACTCTACGACATTCTCGGACGGGAAGTCACCAGAACCTCTTCTGAATTCCAGGCGGGAAGGAATGAAATCCAGGTTACCCTTGGCAGTGGCCTGGCGCAGGGCCAGTACCTGCTGCATGTTCGGGCAAATGCGTTTTCAGAAACCCGGCCAATGACGTTTATCAGTACAGGCAGGGGCCAGAGCCACACTGCTATCAGGGTTGCTGCCGCCGGAACACCCTCCGGATCGGTCACCGGAAAAACAGATGGAACAAGTGACACATCACCAGAAGGTAGCGGAAAAATGCCCCTGGAAGATGACAATCTCCTGCTTGTAATCGAAGAGTGCGAACACTACCCGGGCAAAGAGCTGACTATCTCGGCCGGACTGGACCATGATGCCGGCACCATTGCACTCCCAAGAAAAAAAACATATTGGCAGGGCTGGATCAGCGGTCAGGGCAAAATGAGTATCGAAGGCGTAGCGGAGTTTACCTCAGAATTTTCGATGGATATCACCAATGCCGCGGTTAGTACCAATCCATGGTTTGAAGAGCAAAAGAGCTTTGACGGCTGGGCAACCGCATACTATCAGAAACCTGGCTATACGTTTATTGACCCGGATTTAGCGCAATTCACACGTCATTACGACGTCAAAACCCCCAGCAGGTCCGGTGAGATAGAGGGACGGTTACACTGGAGCGAGGTCTGGAGAGAACTGGATTCATACTGGGGTCTGAAGTATGCTGATGTGCGTCCTGTCATCACCCATTGGGCCTGTCACCCCATAATTGGATGCACCGATCCAAAAGGCGACTGGGAGAGCTCCATTCTGGCCTTCGATGGAGGGACTTTTTCACAGAATACGGTGGGATTCCCCTTCCAGGTAAGTGCAATGCCGCTTGACTTTATCATCGATGGTGACCGAATGCCGGTACAGCTGCCGGAAGAGTTCCACGAGGTCAGCGTGGATATCGAAAGCATACTGGATGCCGGTGATGTGCCGGAGCTATATCTGCCAATACTCTTGGAATTCGAGGATGAAAGTGTCGAGCTCTCCTACACGGTCGAGGGAAAGCTGTATCGTGTGCACTGGGAAACAGACGAAATGGAGCCCGGAAAAGTGATTGAAACCGATAAACATACCCGGAAAAAAATTGAACACGAAGTGGAAGATCCGGATGCCATGGACCCGATGGAACGATTCGAGCTGTTTCTGGACGCCCAGACAGAAATTGAAATGCTCACCAAAGGGCCCGAACCGGAGGCTACCCATCTGGAACTCTTCAGAGGCAAATTGAGAGCTAAAATATCCGATCATAAAGGTCCGTTTCGTGTCCTCACTCCAACTGCTGTATACGGTGTAAGAGGAACCGACTTCCTGGTGGAGGTGCATGGAGACAGTGCTACGACGGTCATCGTTTTGGATGGCGAGGTCGAAGTCTCAAGCAGCGACGGATCGGGGACGGTGATATTGGAAGCATACGAAAAGACGGTGGTAAAAAAAGGCGATCATCCGAATGAACCTGAAACCATCGATGAGATCCCGGCCATCCGAAGATGGTGGGAACAGGCTGATGTTTCTCACCGTTACAACTGA
- a CDS encoding TonB-dependent receptor produces MRTTALLIALLLLPSLAFSSALKVVSLNGRVLDGETGEPVAYVYLHLEEINRVATSGRDGRFQLNNIPEGSYTLALHRIGYYDQKRSITVDPDDTSELDITLQPATLSIGSIEITGQPGEYRGSHLENASITVLGLELRKNLGSTLSETLSDQPGFAQRAMGAAPARPVLRGLGDSRVLILQDGERTGDMSHTTADHAVTIDPITANEIEIARGPAALAYGSNAIGGVINVVRDQIPTSRQSSPTGAASLMGSSVNNGLTGSGNIALPVHDDLMLNLDLNARYGEDYRTPDGKVDNTFNRSTNSAAALSYIRPWGYSGLAVSTYLSRYGIPPDPGGGHPDGVEIEMARLQAESRSEFVFEDRFFKSMESRVSYRYYNHKEFESADIIGTEYTAHTFNASVVGRHKGIGFLDDGTIGAWGEFQDYLVLDRGTLDANGFSGALFAIQGTRFGPWKIDFGLRFDFHHARPTPERNSLVIGEIRRRTFAALASSASVSYDLGRGWQTGASFLHSFRAPTMDELYSLGPHLAVYSFEIGNPELDAERGLASELFVSRRDSRSRLKASVYRNDFFNYIYPRNTGRPSYVNPNLIEYKFEGVEALMYGAEAVAEVKLAQNFSIDGMLSYTFGERRVDDDETEITGFEGSTAPLPMIPPLSGSIGVTWAPGKLTLGGRLRHSTAQDRLGEFETRTPAHTVAGVSAQYLFTRGDLLHTVSLRVDNLLNEEYHNHLSRIKELYPEPGRSFNLLYRVYF; encoded by the coding sequence ATGCGCACAACTGCACTACTGATAGCGCTGCTCCTGCTTCCCTCACTGGCCTTCTCTTCGGCCCTGAAAGTGGTTTCCCTGAACGGGCGTGTCCTGGACGGTGAAACCGGGGAGCCGGTGGCTTATGTCTATCTTCACCTGGAGGAGATCAACCGCGTCGCCACATCGGGCCGCGACGGCCGGTTTCAGCTCAACAACATCCCGGAGGGGAGCTATACCCTGGCCCTGCACCGGATCGGATATTACGACCAGAAGCGCTCCATCACAGTGGATCCGGATGATACTTCCGAGCTGGATATAACCCTGCAGCCTGCAACGCTGAGCATCGGCTCCATAGAGATCACCGGACAGCCCGGAGAATACCGTGGCTCTCACCTGGAAAATGCCTCCATTACCGTACTGGGACTGGAGCTTCGCAAAAACCTCGGCAGCACGCTGTCCGAGACCCTGTCCGACCAGCCCGGCTTTGCCCAACGGGCGATGGGTGCGGCTCCGGCGCGACCCGTGCTGCGCGGCCTCGGCGATTCGCGAGTGCTCATCCTGCAGGATGGGGAACGGACCGGCGACATGTCTCATACTACCGCCGATCATGCCGTAACCATCGATCCGATTACGGCCAATGAAATCGAAATCGCGAGGGGCCCTGCGGCCCTGGCCTACGGTTCCAATGCCATCGGCGGAGTGATCAATGTTGTGCGCGACCAGATTCCCACATCCCGTCAGTCTTCACCTACCGGCGCCGCCTCTCTCATGGGTTCGAGCGTGAACAACGGGCTGACCGGCTCCGGCAACATCGCCCTGCCGGTGCATGATGACCTGATGCTAAACCTCGACCTGAACGCACGGTATGGCGAAGACTACCGCACTCCGGACGGCAAAGTGGACAACACCTTCAACCGGTCCACCAACAGTGCCGCAGCCCTAAGTTACATCCGGCCATGGGGATACAGCGGACTGGCGGTATCCACCTACCTGAGCCGGTACGGCATCCCGCCCGATCCCGGCGGCGGGCATCCGGATGGCGTGGAAATAGAAATGGCACGCCTGCAGGCCGAGTCACGGTCGGAGTTCGTTTTCGAAGACCGGTTTTTCAAATCCATGGAAAGCCGGGTATCCTACCGCTATTACAACCACAAAGAGTTTGAATCGGCGGATATCATAGGCACCGAATATACCGCCCATACCTTCAACGCCTCGGTCGTGGGGCGCCACAAGGGAATCGGCTTTCTTGACGACGGCACCATCGGAGCCTGGGGCGAGTTTCAGGACTACCTTGTCCTGGACCGTGGCACGCTTGATGCCAACGGCTTTTCCGGCGCCCTGTTCGCCATCCAGGGGACTCGTTTCGGGCCATGGAAAATCGACTTCGGACTCCGTTTCGACTTCCATCATGCGCGACCCACTCCCGAGCGAAACAGCCTGGTTATCGGTGAGATTCGCCGGCGCACTTTCGCGGCCCTGGCCTCATCCGCGTCCGTATCCTATGACCTCGGCCGGGGCTGGCAGACGGGCGCTTCGTTCCTCCACTCTTTCCGGGCACCCACCATGGACGAGCTCTACTCCCTCGGGCCCCATCTCGCCGTCTACTCCTTCGAGATCGGCAATCCGGAACTGGACGCCGAACGGGGCCTCGCCAGCGAACTGTTTGTCTCCCGGCGGGACAGCCGCTCGCGCCTCAAGGCATCCGTCTACCGGAATGACTTTTTCAACTATATCTACCCGCGCAACACCGGGAGGCCCAGCTATGTAAATCCGAACCTCATTGAGTACAAGTTTGAAGGGGTGGAAGCACTGATGTACGGAGCCGAGGCTGTCGCTGAAGTGAAACTGGCACAGAATTTCTCGATCGACGGCATGCTCAGCTATACGTTCGGAGAACGCCGGGTGGATGACGACGAAACGGAAATCACCGGCTTTGAAGGATCGACAGCTCCGTTACCGATGATACCGCCGCTGAGTGGCTCCATCGGTGTTACCTGGGCTCCCGGCAAGCTGACACTGGGCGGACGGCTTCGGCATTCCACAGCCCAGGATCGTCTGGGCGAATTCGAAACCCGAACACCCGCTCACACGGTAGCCGGTGTGAGCGCGCAATACCTGTTCACACGGGGCGATCTGCTGCACACGGTGTCGTTGCGCGTGGACAACCTGCTGAACGAGGAGTACCATAACCACCTCTCCAGGATAAAAGAGCTGTATCCCGAGCCCGGCCGCAGCTTCAATCTGCTCTACCGGGTCTACTTCTAA
- a CDS encoding bacteriorhodopsin, with protein MENLYSLGNATFENYVGITSGYTEMAYQMSAHVLTVGFAIMLAALLYFVLTMKTVAPKYRISSVLSVVVMVSAFLLLMIQQQNWTNAFVFDSETGRYFLGSETDQFNNGYRYLNWLIDVPMLLFQILFVVSLTRSSFSSVRNQFWFSGTLMILTGYVGQYYEYTNPTLFFIWGFVSTIFFVHILYVMKNVITEGKEGAPPKVQRYLGIIWGLFLFSWMLYPGAYLMPYLFSMGLEPSLNEAAVVGRHITYTIADVSSKVIYGILLTLTAQEMSKADGYDYESLTTTS; from the coding sequence ATGGAAAATCTTTACTCGCTGGGTAATGCCACCTTTGAAAACTACGTGGGCATTACTTCCGGCTATACCGAGATGGCTTACCAGATGTCGGCACATGTACTGACGGTTGGTTTTGCCATCATGCTTGCGGCATTGCTTTACTTTGTGCTGACCATGAAGACCGTAGCTCCGAAATACCGGATATCATCCGTTCTTTCTGTAGTGGTGATGGTCTCCGCGTTTCTGTTGCTCATGATTCAGCAGCAAAACTGGACCAATGCCTTTGTGTTCGACTCTGAAACCGGACGCTATTTTCTGGGATCGGAAACCGATCAGTTCAACAACGGGTACCGTTACCTTAACTGGCTTATTGATGTACCGATGCTGCTGTTCCAGATCCTTTTCGTCGTATCCCTGACGCGAAGTTCGTTCAGTTCAGTACGAAACCAGTTCTGGTTCTCCGGCACGCTGATGATTCTTACAGGCTATGTAGGCCAGTATTACGAGTACACCAACCCGACACTCTTCTTTATCTGGGGCTTTGTCTCCACAATTTTCTTTGTACACATTCTTTATGTCATGAAAAATGTGATAACCGAAGGAAAAGAGGGTGCCCCGCCCAAAGTGCAGCGTTATCTGGGGATTATCTGGGGACTCTTTCTGTTTTCCTGGATGCTCTATCCCGGAGCGTATCTGATGCCCTATCTGTTCAGTATGGGGCTGGAACCCTCGCTGAACGAAGCCGCCGTCGTTGGCCGTCATATCACATACACGATCGCAGATGTCAGTTCCAAGGTTATCTACGGAATCCTGCTCACTCTCACGGCCCAGGAGATGAGTAAGGCTGATGGATACGACTACGAGTCACTAACTACCACCAGTTAG
- a CDS encoding peroxiredoxin — protein sequence MKIGRTKSITATCLFMAVVAATGATMTSHAQNTPLNIGDPAPEFQGTNHEGETWKSSDHKGEILVVFFFPAAMTGGCTAQACSFRDNRTRLTELGAEVVGISGDRVEGLEIFRRAHNLNFPLVSDSEGRIAGAFGVPVRDGGTFIAEVDGEQKELVRDLTTARWTFVIDKDGNIAHVDTEVDAEGDSEAVIAAIRKMES from the coding sequence ATGAAAATCGGACGAACTAAATCCATTACCGCGACATGCCTCTTCATGGCAGTTGTGGCTGCGACAGGAGCAACTATGACATCACACGCGCAAAACACCCCTCTCAATATCGGAGACCCCGCCCCGGAATTCCAGGGCACAAACCACGAAGGCGAAACATGGAAAAGCAGCGATCACAAGGGCGAGATTCTCGTGGTCTTCTTTTTTCCGGCGGCCATGACCGGCGGGTGCACCGCCCAGGCCTGCAGTTTCCGTGACAACCGTACCCGGCTCACCGAACTGGGGGCCGAAGTCGTGGGCATCAGTGGCGACCGGGTCGAAGGTCTGGAAATTTTCAGGCGTGCCCATAACCTTAACTTCCCCCTGGTTTCCGACTCGGAAGGCCGCATCGCAGGGGCGTTTGGCGTACCTGTGCGTGACGGCGGAACCTTCATCGCTGAAGTGGACGGCGAGCAAAAAGAGCTGGTTCGCGATTTGACCACCGCACGATGGACCTTCGTAATTGACAAAGACGGTAACATCGCTCACGTCGATACCGAGGTGGATGCCGAGGGCGACAGCGAAGCGGTGATCGCCGCCATCAGGAAGATGGAGAGCTGA
- a CDS encoding NTP transferase domain-containing protein, with the protein MKTDTSTSHITTALIPAAGQGKRLHPHTINRPKCLIDAGDKPLLAHTIEALEKNGYERLILITGHCHRQVDAFLEQYNTTLDVQTVYNDRYDTTNNIYSVWLAGSLIRDAFLLLESDLIFDAGAIATMNRPNRIALDRYNPGKHTGTTAAVTSDNRLAELHVGGIDMVQAHRKNGHMPTAPCQNPPGKFSHRASRKGLSCSNQSEKPTDRHHHTLYKTVNMCTFCISTWHRLHHAISSRLAAGYQHDFYELAVRDLLIGGAISLEMADFSGLWWDEIDCTNDLARVEARLSGASKKVSRYEAG; encoded by the coding sequence ATGAAAACAGATACATCCACCTCACACATTACTACGGCGCTGATACCGGCTGCGGGACAGGGTAAACGTTTGCATCCTCACACCATCAACCGGCCCAAATGCCTGATTGACGCAGGAGACAAGCCCCTGCTTGCGCACACCATAGAAGCGCTTGAAAAAAACGGGTACGAACGGCTGATTCTGATCACCGGTCATTGTCACCGGCAGGTGGATGCCTTTCTCGAACAATACAACACTACCCTGGATGTCCAGACAGTTTATAACGACCGCTACGATACCACCAACAACATTTACTCTGTATGGCTTGCCGGCTCATTGATCCGTGATGCCTTTTTGCTGCTTGAATCGGATCTGATTTTTGATGCCGGGGCCATCGCCACTATGAATCGCCCGAACCGTATCGCACTTGACCGATACAACCCCGGTAAACACACGGGAACAACCGCTGCCGTCACTTCCGACAACCGGCTGGCCGAACTCCATGTCGGCGGAATCGACATGGTGCAGGCTCACCGGAAGAACGGGCATATGCCGACTGCACCATGCCAGAATCCGCCAGGAAAATTCTCACACAGAGCCTCCCGGAAAGGCCTGTCATGCTCTAATCAATCCGAAAAGCCGACAGACCGCCATCATCATACGCTCTACAAGACGGTCAATATGTGCACCTTTTGCATTTCTACGTGGCATCGGTTACACCACGCGATTTCTTCACGGCTGGCTGCAGGCTATCAACATGACTTTTATGAACTGGCTGTCCGGGACCTTCTTATCGGCGGGGCTATTTCTCTGGAAATGGCTGATTTCTCCGGGCTCTGGTGGGATGAAATCGACTGCACCAATGATCTGGCACGCGTGGAAGCAAGACTCTCTGGAGCATCAAAGAAGGTGAGCCGGTATGAGGCCGGTTAA